One window of Saimiri boliviensis isolate mSaiBol1 chromosome 4, mSaiBol1.pri, whole genome shotgun sequence genomic DNA carries:
- the LOC141584342 gene encoding uncharacterized protein LOC141584342, which yields MAAVRRARSYCRCLVRFSDRELC from the coding sequence ATGGCTGCCGTACGCCGGGCCCGCAGTTACTGCCGCTGCCTGGTGCGCTTCTCCGACCGAGAACTCTGCTAA